AGCCTCCTCATACGAGCCTTTCGCCACTTCCACAGCGGCCCGGCGACGCAACTCGTGCGAGTAGCGCTCCGGAGGCAAATTCAACTCCCCGTCCAGAGGATGTAGGCTCGCCGAGCCCTCGGCCCCGTACCCCACACGACGCACCTCGACCGGACCGAAGACGCTGCCCAGAATCCGCTCGTGCGGCCGCGTCGGCTCGCGCTGTATGCCCTGCGCATCGCGCACCGGCTCCGTCGCCGTGCCGGGGCTACGCAGATCCAAGTGCTCTTGAAACATCCGCCGAAGAAGCTCTAGCCCTCGCTCTTCTATTTCCCTTTCCAGATCACTGTGCGTCATCGCACCTGCCTTCTCGCCCTTGAGAAAGCAAAGCATATCAGCAAACTTGGCATGCGATTGCTCAAAGGGCTCAGCTGTGGCCATGTCCGGAGCTGGCGTCCCCATCGCGTGCCTCCTCAGCGTTGCCGCAGCCGGCGCGCCGCGCCGCGAACCAGAGGGTAAAGGAAGACTTTTTTGGGAC
This sequence is a window from bacterium. Protein-coding genes within it:
- a CDS encoding ISKra4 family transposase — encoded protein: MTHSDLEREIEERGLELLRRMFQEHLDLRSPGTATEPVRDAQGIQREPTRPHERILGSVFGPVEVRRVGYGAEGSASLHPLDGELNLPPERYSHELRRRAAVEVAKGSYEEALEAVGSHSGTQVPKRQLEELAQRAAEDFDAFYEQ